One Nematostella vectensis chromosome 10, jaNemVect1.1, whole genome shotgun sequence genomic window carries:
- the LOC116613229 gene encoding golgin subfamily A member 6-like protein 2, whose protein sequence is MNYENLHAALGVETDDEGVGTDIKVVGTDDKGVGTDVKVVGTDDEGVGTDYEGVGTDDDRVGTDDEGVGTDIEVEAYDNGVGTDIGVVGTDNKGVGTVIEVVWTDDEGVGTDYEGVGTDDDRVGTDDEGVGTDIEGVGTDYEGVGTGFKGVGTGFKGAGTDDGVGTDDEGVGTGFKGLGTDDEVVGTDDRGVGTGFKGVGTYDGVGTDDEGVGTDFKEVGTGFKGARTDDGERTDDEGVGTGFKGLGTDDEVVGTDDKGVGTGFKGVGTDDGVGTDDEGVGTGFKEVGTGFEGLGIDDEVVATDYKVIGLIMK, encoded by the exons ATGAACTACGAGAACTTACATGCAGCTCTG GGAGTAGagactgatgatgaaggagtAGGGACTGATATTAAAGTAGTAGGGACTGATGATAAAGGAGTAGGGACTGATGTTAAAGTAGTagggactgatgatgaaggagtAGGGACTGATTATGAAGGAGTAGGGACTGATGATGATAGAGTagggactgatgatgaaggagtAGGGACTGATATTGAAGTAGAAGCATATGATAATGGTGTAGGGACTGATATTGGAGTAGTAGGGACTGATAATAAAGGAGTAGGGACTGTTATAGAAGTAGTATggactgatgatgaaggagtAGGGACTGATTATGAAGGAGTAGGGACTGATGATGATAGAGTagggactgatgatgaaggagtAGGGACTGATATTGAAGGAGTGGGAACTGATTATGAAGGAGTAGGGACTGGTTTTAAAGGAGTAGGGACTGGTTTTAAAGGAGCAGGGACTGATGATGGAGTAGGtactgatgatgaaggagtAGGGACTGGTTTTAAAGGATTagggactgatgatgaagTAGTAGGGACTGATGATAGAGGAGTAGGGACTGGTTTTAAAGGAGTAGGGACTTATGACGGAGTAGGtactgatgatgaaggagtAGGGACTGATTTCAAAGAAGTAGGGACTGGTTTTAAAGGAGCAAGGACTGATGATGGAGAACGtactgatgatgaaggagtAGGGACTGGTTTTAAAGGATTagggactgatgatgaagTAGTAGGGACTGATGATAAAGGAGTAGGGACTGGTTTTAAAGGAGTAGGGACTGATGATGGAGTAGGtactgatgatgaaggagtAGGGACTGGTTTTAAAGAAGTAGGGACTGGTTTTGAAGGATTAGGGATTGATGATGAAGTAGTAGCGACTGATTATAAAGTGATAGGACTGATAATGAAGTAG
- the LOC5505566 gene encoding substance-K receptor: protein MNNSTTGCKIDPEQPWKRIVKITVYAIIMVVALIGNILVCLIVRKTSKATRTALHYFLFNMALSDLVIPIVAVNRLLVELWTGSDSWLVTGLLGSFLCKFVFFISDVSPMVSILNLLFIACDRFVAIVLPFQLNLLRSWVCHEIAFSWILACAYFAPYFYAFRLVEGKCVMDWRPVFDHAKTREHYTGALCVLFILVPFALLFIMYSWITYKLRQSAKYKHNAGCGRHARRRKSTRRITILSFLIVLSFAMCWGAYFALLVTLNFAWRWDASLLPCYWGTFVFVAQFLAYSNSAVNPAIYFMLMKDFRSCLKALGYHPVKRKGPLEMERIRDQNIVLRNHQRRHPALSRVQTTRL, encoded by the coding sequence ATGAACAACTCGACGACGGGATGCAAAATAGACCCTGAACAGCCATGGAAGCGGATAGTAAAGATCACAGTTTACGCGATCATCATGGTAGTGGCGCTGATCGGGAATATCTTAGTCTGCCTGATCGTGCGCAAGACCAGCAAAGCCACGCGGACCGCCCTTCATTACTTCTTGTTTAACATGGCTCTGAGTGATTTGGTCATCCCTATAGTGGCGGTTAATAGACTGCTGGTGGAGTTATGGACCGGTTCTGATAGCTGGCTAGTGACCGGTCTACTCGGGAGCTTCCTGTGCAAGTTCGTGTTCTTCATCTCTGACGTATCCCCGATGGTCTCCATTCTCAACCTCCTCTTCATCGCTTGTGACCGTTTTGTTGCTATTGTGCTGCCCTTTCAACTGAACTTACTGCGCTCGTGGGTGTGCCACGAGATCGCGTTCTCGTGGATCCTCGCGTGTGCGTACTTTGCGCCGTATTTCTACGCGTTTCGCCTCGTGGAGGGCAAGTGTGTGATGGACTGGCGACCGGTATTTGACCACGCGAAGACGCGCGAGCATTACACGGGCGCACTTTGCGTGCTGTTCATCCTCGTGCCGTTTGCTCTGCTCTTCATCATGTACTCGTGGATCACGTATAAGTTACGTCAATCCGCGAAATACAAGCATAACGCTGGGTGTGGTCGCCACGCGCGTCGCAGGAAATCCACTCGTCGCATCACCATCCTTTCCTTCCTCATTGTCTTGTCCTTCGCCATGTGCTGGGGGGCGTACTTCGCACTTCTTGTCACGTTGAACTTCGCATGGCGCTGGGATGCGAGCCTGTTGCCGTGCTACTGGGGGACTTTCGTGTTCGTCGCTCAGTTCTTAGCTTACTCTAACTCCGCAGTCAACCCCGCGATTTATTTCATGTTAATGAAGGATTTTAGATCGTGTCTGAAGGCGCTTGGGTATCATCCTGTCAAACGAAAAGGTCCACTAGAAATGGAAAGGATTAGGGATCAAAATATCGTACTTCGTAATCATCAGCGTCGTCATCCCGCCCTGAGTAGGGTGCAGACCACACGACTATAG